The following are from one region of the Pseudodesulfovibrio sp. JC047 genome:
- a CDS encoding pyridoxamine 5'-phosphate oxidase family protein has product MRKGYTDDASIIAEILAEADVLWLALTDADGPYCVPVNFAANGNTIYIHTGKYGRKATALATGAPVAFSAAVDVRMRAGGDTACDQGYLFRSIMGQGIPRQLDHAEKHIGLDQLATKYMKTRLPYQKSVLSATIVYAIAIETISARIKE; this is encoded by the coding sequence ATGCGCAAAGGATATACGGATGACGCTTCGATCATTGCTGAAATTCTGGCCGAGGCCGATGTCCTCTGGCTGGCTCTCACCGACGCCGACGGCCCGTATTGCGTCCCTGTCAACTTTGCGGCGAATGGAAATACCATCTATATTCACACAGGTAAATATGGACGTAAGGCCACGGCCCTAGCCACCGGCGCGCCTGTTGCATTTTCTGCGGCCGTGGACGTCCGAATGCGTGCTGGTGGCGATACGGCCTGCGATCAAGGCTACCTCTTCCGCTCGATCATGGGCCAAGGCATTCCCAGACAGCTCGACCATGCCGAAAAACACATCGGGCTGGATCAACTCGCAACCAAATACATGAAAACCAGACTTCCCTACCAAAAATCCGTTCTTTCTGCCACAATTGTCTACGCAATTGCGATTGAAACCATATCCGCACGGATCAAGGAGTGA
- the nhaA gene encoding Na+/H+ antiporter NhaA: MSHTKEDRLPIHYLLSSFDKFFKMEAAGGIALMVCTIAALVWANSPWAASYHALWATKLTVGIGDWVLSKAAILWINDGLMAIFFFLVGLEIKRELLVGGLSTPSQTIMPVAAAVGGMAIPALIFISLNAGQESAAGWGIPMATDIAFALGIMSLLGSRVPIGVKIFLTAVAIVDDIGAILVIAIFYTASLNLTALFIGLAVLGLMAILNLRWGIRHSIPYLVLGIVVWFAFLLSGIHATIAGVLAAMTIPAGTRMNCSTFVEELRHAAEVFEMAITPGKTVLTNKEQQMALHSLENSYEAATTPLQNIEHALHPWVSFFIMPIFALANAGVALEGDIINELVTPVSLGVFFGLVVGKQIGVTGACWIVNKLGWAEFPDRTTLVHLWGAACLAGVGFTMSIFIANLAFEEGSRLVELSKIAILFASLVSGVLGYLVLKYLAPDASKNGAKPEDYLSEVK, translated from the coding sequence ATGAGTCACACCAAAGAAGATCGGTTGCCAATTCACTATTTGCTGAGTTCGTTTGACAAGTTTTTCAAGATGGAGGCCGCAGGTGGTATCGCCTTGATGGTGTGCACCATTGCGGCTTTGGTCTGGGCCAATTCGCCCTGGGCCGCAAGTTACCATGCCTTGTGGGCGACCAAACTCACCGTCGGTATCGGTGATTGGGTGCTGTCAAAGGCCGCGATTTTATGGATTAATGATGGCTTGATGGCCATTTTCTTTTTTCTCGTGGGCCTTGAAATCAAGCGGGAACTGTTGGTGGGCGGACTGTCCACGCCCAGTCAGACCATCATGCCGGTGGCTGCGGCCGTGGGTGGCATGGCTATTCCGGCCCTGATTTTTATCAGTCTGAACGCGGGGCAGGAATCGGCGGCAGGTTGGGGCATTCCCATGGCCACGGATATTGCGTTTGCCCTTGGCATCATGTCATTGCTCGGGAGCCGGGTACCCATTGGTGTCAAAATATTTCTGACAGCTGTGGCCATCGTGGATGATATCGGGGCCATTTTGGTCATCGCCATTTTTTACACGGCGTCACTGAATCTCACGGCGTTGTTTATAGGATTGGCGGTCCTCGGACTGATGGCTATTTTGAATTTGCGGTGGGGCATCCGCCATTCAATTCCATATTTAGTGCTTGGGATCGTGGTGTGGTTTGCGTTTCTCTTGTCAGGCATTCACGCGACCATCGCAGGCGTACTGGCGGCCATGACCATTCCCGCAGGGACGCGGATGAATTGTTCCACCTTTGTTGAAGAGTTGCGGCACGCCGCCGAGGTTTTCGAAATGGCGATCACGCCGGGCAAGACCGTGCTGACGAATAAGGAACAGCAGATGGCCCTGCATTCGTTGGAAAATTCATATGAAGCCGCCACAACGCCGTTGCAGAATATCGAGCATGCCCTGCATCCATGGGTGTCGTTTTTCATCATGCCGATTTTTGCCTTGGCCAATGCCGGGGTTGCTTTGGAAGGAGATATCATCAATGAATTGGTGACGCCGGTGTCGCTCGGTGTATTCTTTGGGCTGGTCGTGGGGAAGCAGATCGGTGTGACGGGTGCGTGTTGGATTGTCAACAAACTTGGTTGGGCGGAGTTCCCGGATCGGACCACTTTGGTTCATTTGTGGGGGGCGGCCTGTCTTGCGGGTGTCGGTTTCACCATGTCGATCTTCATTGCGAATCTGGCATTTGAAGAAGGATCCAGGCTTGTTGAACTGTCCAAGATCGCGATTCTGTTCGCCTCATTGGTCTCGGGAGTACTTGGTTATCTGGTTCTCAAGTATCTGGCTCCAGATGCGTCGAAGAACGGTGCCAAGCCTGAAGATTATTTGAGCGAAGTCAAGTAG
- a CDS encoding GDSL-type esterase/lipase family protein: protein MILCFLGDSLTLGYGDETTLGWPGRITQILKKTGKDVTSYNLGIRKNASICLEQQWLSEVQTRILTDVPLKLVFSFGVADVMNDIALEDTLQAADSVFKTAQKLGEVLFIGPTPVLNSEINGHIKTIGTAISTRCTQMDIPCVLPFDSMECSAVYEQALSNGDSVHPTADGYAAIAKHIIHNNVARTFFGLE from the coding sequence ATGATACTCTGCTTTCTCGGTGATTCTCTCACATTGGGCTATGGGGACGAAACAACACTCGGCTGGCCGGGACGCATCACCCAAATTCTCAAAAAAACGGGGAAAGACGTCACCAGCTACAATCTCGGAATTCGCAAAAACGCCAGTATTTGTCTGGAACAACAATGGCTTTCCGAGGTGCAAACACGCATCCTCACCGACGTTCCACTCAAGCTCGTGTTCAGCTTCGGCGTTGCCGACGTCATGAATGACATTGCACTCGAAGACACCCTCCAGGCGGCTGACTCCGTTTTCAAAACAGCTCAAAAGCTGGGCGAGGTCCTGTTTATCGGTCCCACCCCAGTTCTCAACAGCGAAATCAATGGCCACATCAAGACCATTGGCACCGCTATTTCAACACGTTGCACCCAAATGGATATCCCGTGCGTCCTCCCCTTTGACAGCATGGAATGTTCCGCAGTATACGAGCAGGCCTTGAGCAACGGCGATAGTGTACATCCAACGGCAGATGGATACGCGGCCATTGCCAAACATATTATACACAATAACGTTGCCCGAACCTTTTTCGGGTTGGAGTAA
- the mnmE gene encoding tRNA uridine-5-carboxymethylaminomethyl(34) synthesis GTPase MnmE codes for MLDPRLAKDTIAAIATPPGDGGVGIIRISGSQCRTVATALFRSVNPHFTDFVPYRLHYGHVLDAHGAELDDVLCAFIPGPKSYTGEDIVEINCHGGRTILSTVLEEILRYKVRLAERGEFTYRAFMNGRMDLSQAEAVAEMIHAPTKAAMHLAQVKRSGLLGQKIAHLRTQLEQLRAQLCIAVDFPEDELECLSPEELIETSASVRTEITELLAAVDRTKAWREGALVVLAGRVNAGKSSLMNALLGRNRAIVTDQPGTTRDYLEESINLDGLTIRLADTAGIRATNDVIEAAGLEKGRELMEQADLVLLLADGSAPLTEETLTTAATLDPQKTLFVLNKADLKDFSNETAAPLANNDFESITISAKTGQDIDTLCARIRERILHGEGQPDPDELAPNARQAAILADAAHELSGLEQDAAANIPYDLLSVRLETACTTLSGITGEIASNDVLNAIFDTFCIGK; via the coding sequence ATGCTTGATCCACGACTCGCCAAAGACACCATTGCCGCCATTGCCACTCCGCCCGGAGATGGTGGTGTGGGCATCATTCGTATCAGCGGCAGCCAATGCCGAACCGTTGCGACAGCTCTCTTCCGATCTGTCAATCCCCATTTCACGGACTTTGTTCCATACCGACTCCACTATGGGCACGTACTCGATGCTCACGGAGCCGAACTGGATGACGTTTTGTGCGCATTCATTCCCGGTCCAAAGTCGTACACTGGCGAGGACATTGTGGAAATCAACTGCCATGGTGGCCGGACCATCCTGTCCACCGTGCTGGAAGAAATTCTTCGATACAAAGTCAGGCTGGCGGAACGGGGAGAATTCACCTACCGGGCCTTCATGAATGGTCGCATGGACCTTTCTCAGGCCGAAGCCGTGGCCGAAATGATCCACGCACCAACCAAGGCCGCCATGCACCTGGCACAGGTCAAACGATCTGGGCTTCTCGGACAGAAGATCGCACACCTCAGGACACAATTGGAACAGCTTCGAGCGCAGTTGTGCATCGCCGTCGATTTTCCCGAAGACGAGCTCGAATGTCTGTCTCCTGAAGAACTCATTGAAACATCCGCCTCCGTCCGCACCGAAATAACGGAATTGCTTGCTGCCGTAGACCGGACAAAAGCATGGCGGGAAGGCGCACTGGTCGTACTGGCTGGCCGCGTCAACGCCGGAAAATCCAGCCTGATGAATGCCTTGCTCGGTCGAAACCGGGCCATTGTCACAGACCAACCCGGCACCACTCGCGACTATCTCGAAGAATCCATCAATCTCGACGGGCTGACGATTCGTCTGGCTGACACGGCGGGTATCCGGGCAACAAACGATGTCATCGAAGCCGCCGGTCTTGAAAAGGGACGGGAACTCATGGAACAGGCGGATCTTGTCCTGCTTCTGGCAGACGGCTCCGCCCCGTTGACTGAAGAGACATTGACCACAGCCGCGACACTCGATCCTCAAAAAACACTTTTTGTTCTCAACAAGGCCGACCTGAAGGACTTCTCCAACGAAACCGCCGCGCCTCTCGCAAATAACGACTTCGAAAGCATCACCATTTCTGCGAAAACCGGCCAGGATATTGACACCTTGTGCGCCCGGATTCGGGAACGTATCCTTCATGGAGAGGGACAGCCTGACCCGGATGAACTTGCACCCAATGCACGACAGGCCGCCATATTGGCGGATGCCGCGCACGAACTGTCGGGCCTTGAGCAAGACGCGGCAGCAAATATTCCCTACGACCTGTTGAGTGTTCGGCTGGAAACAGCGTGTACCACGCTCTCCGGTATTACCGGTGAAATCGCCTCCAACGATGTGCTCAACGCCATTTTCGACACATTCTGCATAGGAAAATAG
- a CDS encoding low specificity L-threonine aldolase: MSPLKSFASDNNSGAHPAIMEAIVKANDGFLKSYGDDEMSIHTDEVFKEFFGSQARIHYVTTGTAANVLGLRSVTQTYNSVLCAEQAHINNDECGAPEAFGGIKLVPIPSEDGKLTPGAIAPYLGHVGFVHASQPKVISITQPTELGKLYTLKEIEDLVEFAHDRDLLLHMDGARIANACAALDCSFFDMTTALDVDFISFGGTKNGCLLGEAVIFLKPNIGEGFQYLRKQAMQLVSKMRFVSAQLEQYLADDLWLKNARHANAMAQRLADKAGAIDGVTIKGTVDCNALFASIPPEASEILLEKYYFYVWDEHDHTVRWMTSWATTEAMVDEFVSDIEKAVKALS; this comes from the coding sequence ATGAGTCCTCTCAAATCTTTTGCCAGCGACAACAACTCCGGGGCGCATCCCGCCATCATGGAAGCCATTGTCAAAGCCAATGACGGATTCCTGAAATCCTACGGTGACGACGAAATGTCCATCCACACCGATGAGGTCTTCAAGGAATTCTTCGGTTCCCAGGCGCGTATCCATTACGTGACGACCGGAACCGCGGCCAACGTTCTGGGACTGCGTTCAGTCACCCAGACCTACAATTCGGTCCTTTGCGCTGAACAGGCCCACATCAACAACGACGAATGTGGCGCACCCGAGGCATTTGGCGGCATCAAGCTCGTCCCCATTCCCTCCGAAGACGGCAAACTGACGCCCGGAGCCATTGCCCCGTATCTCGGCCATGTGGGATTCGTTCACGCCTCCCAACCCAAGGTCATTTCCATCACCCAACCCACGGAACTGGGCAAGCTTTACACCTTGAAGGAAATCGAGGACCTCGTGGAATTCGCCCATGACCGGGACCTGCTCCTGCACATGGACGGAGCGCGCATTGCCAACGCCTGCGCCGCATTGGACTGTTCATTTTTCGACATGACCACGGCTCTGGATGTGGATTTCATCTCCTTTGGGGGAACCAAAAACGGCTGTCTGCTCGGCGAAGCCGTGATCTTCCTCAAACCGAATATAGGTGAAGGCTTCCAATACCTCCGCAAACAGGCCATGCAGCTCGTATCCAAGATGCGTTTTGTATCCGCTCAACTGGAACAGTATCTGGCCGATGATTTATGGTTGAAAAATGCCCGGCACGCCAACGCCATGGCACAACGGCTGGCTGACAAGGCCGGAGCCATTGACGGCGTCACGATCAAGGGCACGGTTGATTGCAACGCGCTGTTTGCTTCCATTCCCCCGGAAGCCTCTGAAATTCTCCTCGAAAAATATTACTTTTACGTATGGGACGAACACGATCACACGGTCCGCTGGATGACCTCATGGGCCACGACCGAAGCCATGGTCGATGAATTCGTCTCGGATATTGAAAAGGCGGTCAAAGCGCTCTCATGA